Below is a window of Plutella xylostella chromosome 15, ilPluXylo3.1, whole genome shotgun sequence DNA.
gtacttacttaataaattcaagGTACTTAACCTATTCAGTGTCGGTTCCTATTTTAAGATTAAGTTTAGTATACTACCTTACAGCTATTACCGCAAGGTTCGTTTCGCCCTAAACGGTTTTCCCGTTGGAATTCCcagataaaaataacataatacctataaatCTTCCACTTAAATCACTCTATCTTTTAAAAACGTACCTATCAAAATCTGttgtgtaagtacctaggaAGTTTCAAAGATCTAAGCATACATAATAACACACATACATTTGCGAAAAACTACTTTACTATACTTATAAGTGATAGAGAAGCAGGATAAAATGATTGTTCTAAAAGTTCTAATGAGTCAGATGACGGGCACGCCCTGAGTGACGTCATACGGGCCGACGGGCTGGAAGTGCCGGCTCCGCATGTGCCTCGCGCTCAGCGCCGCGCGGTAGCCCCAGAGGGCCATCGCCTCCGAGCACATCTCCTGTAATTTAATGATAGATCTGTTTAgaggtattataatttatgtacttacacttTTTCATATATATTGCATTGGAATGCAATTTTATGTTCATAATTTACTGAGTCATTTTTTTCTAGTGCCTTGAGTTGATAGAATAAATGTAGAGTAAGTATTAGATATTATTCCAATCGAGCCaatactaggtaggtatatattcaGTTTCTTTCCCCGATACGATAGCACGCAAAACTACTATGAAAGGCTGAATATTTTCCGTGTTACCACTACCACTTACCTGTATCTCACTGACAAATCGGTAATCGAGTACATTTGTCCACTGGAATGGTACATCGTGAGACACCCTGTAGGTGGAGTAGGCGTTTTTGTCTCGTGAGGTGTTGGTGTGAGCCTTCAAGTAGTCTTCTACTCCTGTCCCCATGGGCCTCCCGAGGGTCTGGAACAGTCTTCTCgtctcgcgagtgtagttcaGCGCTAGATCCTCAAAACGCACCGCCCTGGGAGTTATATATAACATTATTACGCTGGATTTTCTTAAATACATAACATTTCCATGGGCTCAGCTGGCTGTCCAGAGAGCTACACTTACGTGAGTCGGTTCGGGAACTTTGTCTGCAAGCGAGTGAGTGCCACGTAGTCACTAGCCATGTCTGCACACACAACCGCCGGGTCCCAGCAGTCCCGAAAGACTCGGCACCAGGAACGTGTCTGGCGGGAGCTCAGCACTCCACGAGGGTCCCTGACTAGCAGCACCACCTTCAGATTGGAGAAACTGGAAAAACATATCGGAATTCAATATTATCTGTGGTCTCTATTTTTTTAGTATAAGACGAAAGTATATGTGAGTTAGCAGGCAATGGATAAATGAAACCGAAACCAAAAGGTGGTAACTTCCTCAACATAGGTAATTCCTTATTTGGTTGGTTATTCCTGGTTTGGTTTGTGGTTGTAAACCGAAAGGGGCTGATTCTGTAGTATCTAGAGTATAGTTAAAACGTTTAAAAGTTCGCAAAATCCAATTTAACTACATCTGCATGATACGTGAAttccaaataaattttgttagttaactatgtaagtatttcCATTGTAAAAAGTAACAACATATTATGAgtagttacataattatacttaattatttttaccaACCTAAGTAGAGTTAACTCTACTCACTCTTTGTCCTGCAAAATATCCTCGATGAGTCTCAACCTCAAACGCACCACTTTCATACTTTGGAAGGGAAACAATTTGCAAAACTTCGATGTATAACGAGCATCCTCACACAATTTATTACGTTTACAGTTGCCCGATAGTATTGGATTTCGCCTGAATGTCACAGTATGTCCCCTTCCAAAACTTAAATAATCACGCATTCCCTCTACGTTACATTTAAGCATGTTTTTGAGTATGTTAACGGCATCGGTGGCACCGGGAGGTCCCCTTACTTGTTTCgctgaatattttattaaaggtTCATAGAAATTGAAGTTGGCAGGAACAGTATTAAGTATTTCACTTAGGAATGTGGACCCGGAGCGAAAAGATGATATGATCAGACTGCGCACGGGCTGCCCTCCCGCCTCCAGTAGCAGATCCTCCAATTTACTTGCACTAAAATTACTGTTACCATACTCTGATGCAATCACTAATCGCTGCCtttgaattattttatcaatgacGAGGGTTTCACCAGGTTCTACAGGCTTCATTGCGGAGGGAGGCTGATGAATATCATTGTCAACATCTATCTTCGAATTCGGTAGACAAATCCTGTTTTTCACTGgtcgatagttttttttatccgtgtaattactttcaaataaaattaagataccACTAAGAGAGAATGCTAAAATtactaagtaaattttaatgtggATTCGTTGaaacattatgaaaaaaaaagttttaaacaGCCATTACGAATGCTAATATGATAACAACTGTCGCATGTGGGTGAAGCTAGTACCTACCCTGTATAAggcaataggtaggtacataggtacaataatGTATCTACTTATCAATGTTCAATGTACCTGatagataagtacttagatataactaggtaggtaataaatcTACAGGATTTTCAGGAAAAGGCGCTTATAATTGTGTTACTCTACAGTGACAGACGCGAGTCCTAGTATGTTTTTCACCATAGAACAACGGTTTTTCACCGATATCGACACGCTAGAAGCTTTTCTTTCGTGTAGCTAGGGATTCTTGGGCGAAGGGCGACACGGCGACACATTGACATTGCTGTGGAATTCTTACATAGCATTTACTGTATTTTAGATGGTcaaataaaacacaatttatctgaatattaatttacttacttaatatttcCTGATCATGATGTATTATAAGTGGTAGtagttttttaaaagtaagtGATGACTCTTTACTTTTTGACTCCACCCACAATCCTCTACGCGAGACGCCATAATCTTACCTAAGCAGGTAACATGATGTTACCGATTCTATACTGGAAGTGTAAcgaattgaattttatttggTCCATTGttattcaatttataaaaaagaaacATGGTCTTAAGTGTAggttaagtataataaactGGATAAATCCGATTTGTCCACGGAATGGTACTGCTCTGGTTCGGCTCGCGGTGCGTGAAGTGAATGGGGGGCTTCAGTCTTCTAAAGTCCCGTCATGAAACCCTGGGATGGCCAACGAAATATGTTAGGAACTAGATTTATACCTATCTGTAATGTACTGAACCCTCAGTGCATGAGTCCAAGTCGCACTTGGCTGGTGTTGTTCTTGATTGCGTCCAGTCCTCAGTCCTCAGAATAAGCCACGCGCTTGTGACCATAGAGAAAGTAACAAGTGACGTTTCtttacgtattttttaaaattgtgtTACCATACTTAATTGTTTACTACTTATTGgtagaaatacataatatatatgcCAGTGCCCATCTGGGTAAATCTACCTATCACCTAAAGTATGCAAATGAAATCGCGGCATGTTAAATCCACAGACTACCTACAAGTCCTCTTTGGTAAAGGACTCGAAGATGTCGTTATTATGCTGAGCTCtcaatgtatgtattttttatgtatttgtgtgaCTTGTCTTAGTAATTTTCTAATTATTGGCAGAATTCTTCTGCGCTTGCTATCCAAACTATCCATTCCtaaaatttattaactttttgtAACCTTACTATTACTACCCTTTTTATGAtcataaaacttaaatttcTAACTACTCATTACTTCCATTAGAACGAAAAAAGGTCATGCATGAtcagtataagtacctatattcttaaatgtcttatttttattctaattatgtaaattttttgttAAAGTTTGCGTCGTGAATTCCCGAATAgcgaaaa
It encodes the following:
- the LOC125489650 gene encoding carbohydrate sulfotransferase 3-like gives rise to the protein MFQRIHIKIYLVILAFSLSGILILFESNYTDKKNYRPVKNRICLPNSKIDVDNDIHQPPSAMKPVEPGETLVIDKIIQRQRLVIASEYGNSNFSASKLEDLLLEAGGQPVRSLIISSFRSGSTFLSEILNTVPANFNFYEPLIKYSAKQVRGPPGATDAVNILKNMLKCNVEGMRDYLSFGRGHTVTFRRNPILSGNCKRNKLCEDARYTSKFCKLFPFQSMKVVRLRLRLIEDILQDKDFSNLKVVLLVRDPRGVLSSRQTRSWCRVFRDCWDPAVVCADMASDYVALTRLQTKFPNRLTAVRFEDLALNYTRETRRLFQTLGRPMGTGVEDYLKAHTNTSRDKNAYSTYRVSHDVPFQWTNVLDYRFVSEIQEMCSEAMALWGYRAALSARHMRSRHFQPVGPYDVTQGVPVI